One window of Thermodesulfobacteriota bacterium genomic DNA carries:
- a CDS encoding P-II family nitrogen regulator, with protein sequence MKLIKAIVNTDRLDALRDRLFELGAPGLTVDSVMGIGKPLGQMRYSETRGFIPKFFAKSRVEIVLENERVAEVVAAIEAVCRTGQIGDGKIFVLPVDEVHRIRTGETGKNALY encoded by the coding sequence GTGAAGCTCATCAAGGCCATCGTGAACACCGACCGGCTCGACGCCCTGCGGGATCGCCTCTTCGAGCTCGGCGCCCCGGGGCTGACGGTGGACAGCGTGATGGGAATCGGCAAGCCCCTGGGCCAGATGCGCTACTCCGAGACCCGGGGCTTCATCCCCAAGTTCTTCGCCAAGAGCCGGGTGGAGATCGTGCTGGAAAACGAGCGCGTGGCCGAGGTGGTGGCGGCCATCGAGGCGGTGTGCCGCACCGGGCAGATCGGGGACGGGAAGATCTTCGTCCTCCCGGTAGACGAGGTCCACCGCATCCGCACCGGCGAGACGGGCAAGAACGCCCTGTACTGA
- the ptsP gene encoding phosphoenolpyruvate--protein phosphotransferase → MPTESHKLIVLEDVSRIVAASHDLRETLDHITALLAERMGVEVCSLYLEEADELVLRSTRGLDASAVGRVRMAPDEGLTGLAFQTGGPVNVEHADRHPRYKFFPGIGEEVFHAYLGVPLIHRRRPMGVLTVQTVAPRAFTPDEVRLLVTAASQISTVVAHARLLHAQARVPEPPESRGPAASPGSVLRGIGVAPGVARGAALPLTEEMGLEYAHEPPRGSVQDERERFEEAVARSIEEVEALRRDVSSALSLEDGAIFHAHLLMLEDRGLGDRVRHRIEAGESAAQAVTAVGRDYIETFRKLEDPYLRERAADVRDVAQRLLRRLRGGEGEPGRLELREPTVVIARDLTPSEFVRLIQPNLAGVAVVAGGRNSHTVILCRSAGIPAVVALPPDLPRVDPGQPVILDGTAGMVYLSPPEAVAREYARLAEDSARADEELRSHAGEPAVTRDGMPVRLLGNAALLSDVPRILEAGGEGVGLYRTEFPFLIRASFPDEDEQVEIYGKILAALGGRPATLRTLDVGGDKTLPYLPLPREDNPHLGWRSIRVSLEMEEPFRIQVRALLRASLLGPLRVVFPMISTVGELRRARGIVDEERDVLAERGIRVPPVPVGAMIEVPSAALAVEHLAPLADFFSLGTNDLAQYLLAVDRANRRVAHLYEPLHPTVLGVIARVVEGARRWARPVGVCGEMASRVLGAAALLALGVDELSVSPGSLPRVRRFLQTADAGRLRRLAPRLTAAPDAGDARALLREELAEQRVPELLFAGE, encoded by the coding sequence GTGCCCACGGAGAGCCACAAGCTCATTGTCCTGGAAGACGTCTCCCGCATCGTCGCCGCTTCCCACGACCTGCGGGAGACCCTGGACCACATCACCGCGCTCCTGGCCGAGCGGATGGGGGTGGAGGTGTGCTCCCTCTACCTGGAGGAGGCGGACGAGCTGGTGCTGCGCTCCACCCGGGGGCTGGACGCCTCCGCCGTGGGGCGGGTGCGGATGGCGCCCGACGAGGGGCTCACGGGGCTGGCCTTCCAGACCGGCGGGCCGGTCAACGTGGAGCACGCCGACCGCCACCCCCGCTACAAGTTCTTCCCCGGCATCGGGGAAGAGGTCTTCCACGCCTATCTCGGGGTTCCCCTGATCCACCGCAGGCGCCCCATGGGCGTGCTCACCGTGCAGACGGTGGCGCCCCGGGCCTTTACCCCCGACGAGGTGCGCCTGCTGGTGACGGCGGCGAGCCAGATCTCCACCGTGGTCGCCCACGCGCGTCTCCTCCACGCCCAGGCCCGTGTACCGGAGCCGCCGGAGTCACGAGGGCCGGCTGCCTCGCCCGGGTCCGTTCTCCGGGGGATCGGGGTCGCCCCGGGGGTCGCCCGGGGGGCGGCGCTCCCCTTGACCGAGGAGATGGGGCTGGAGTACGCCCACGAGCCCCCCCGGGGAAGCGTGCAGGACGAGCGGGAGCGCTTCGAGGAGGCGGTGGCCCGGAGCATCGAGGAGGTGGAGGCGCTGCGCCGCGACGTGAGCAGCGCCCTGTCCCTCGAGGACGGGGCGATCTTCCACGCCCACCTCCTGATGCTGGAGGACCGGGGGCTCGGGGACCGGGTACGGCACCGGATCGAGGCGGGCGAGAGCGCCGCCCAGGCGGTCACCGCGGTGGGCCGGGACTACATCGAGACCTTCCGCAAGCTCGAGGACCCCTACCTGCGGGAGCGGGCCGCGGACGTGCGCGACGTGGCCCAGCGCCTGCTCCGGCGCCTGCGGGGAGGGGAAGGGGAGCCCGGGCGCCTGGAGCTGCGCGAGCCCACGGTGGTCATCGCCCGGGACCTCACGCCCTCGGAGTTCGTGCGCCTGATCCAGCCCAACCTGGCGGGGGTGGCGGTGGTGGCGGGGGGACGCAACTCCCACACCGTCATCCTGTGCCGCTCTGCCGGTATCCCGGCCGTGGTGGCCCTGCCGCCGGACCTTCCCCGGGTCGACCCCGGCCAGCCCGTGATCCTCGACGGCACCGCGGGCATGGTCTACCTCTCCCCTCCGGAAGCGGTGGCGCGGGAGTACGCCCGGCTCGCGGAGGACTCGGCCCGGGCCGACGAGGAGCTGCGCTCCCACGCGGGGGAGCCGGCAGTGACCCGGGACGGGATGCCCGTGCGGCTCCTCGGCAACGCCGCCCTTCTCTCGGACGTCCCGCGGATCCTGGAGGCGGGGGGAGAAGGGGTGGGGCTCTACCGCACCGAGTTTCCCTTCCTCATCCGCGCGAGCTTCCCCGACGAAGACGAGCAGGTGGAGATCTACGGGAAGATCCTGGCGGCCCTGGGGGGCCGGCCGGCCACCCTGCGCACCCTGGACGTGGGGGGCGACAAGACCCTGCCCTACCTTCCCCTGCCCCGGGAGGACAACCCCCACCTGGGGTGGCGGTCCATCCGGGTGAGCCTGGAGATGGAGGAGCCCTTCCGCATCCAGGTGCGGGCGCTCCTGCGGGCGAGCCTGCTGGGGCCCTTGCGGGTGGTCTTCCCCATGATCTCCACGGTGGGCGAGCTGCGGCGCGCCCGGGGGATCGTGGACGAGGAGCGCGACGTCCTGGCCGAGCGGGGGATCCGGGTACCCCCGGTGCCCGTGGGGGCCATGATCGAGGTGCCTTCGGCGGCCCTGGCGGTGGAGCACCTGGCGCCCCTGGCCGACTTCTTCTCCCTGGGCACCAACGACCTGGCCCAGTACCTGCTGGCAGTGGACCGGGCCAACCGCCGGGTGGCCCATCTCTACGAGCCGCTCCACCCGACGGTGCTGGGGGTGATCGCCCGGGTGGTGGAGGGCGCCCGCCGGTGGGCCCGGCCGGTGGGAGTGTGCGGCGAGATGGCGAGCCGGGTCCTGGGGGCGGCGGCGCTCCTCGCCCTGGGCGTGGACGAGCTCTCGGTGAGCCCCGGGAGCCTGCCGCGGGTGCGCCGCTTCCTCCAGACCGCCGATGCCGGGCGGCTGCGCCGGCTCGCGCCGCGCCTCACCGCAGCCCCGGACGCGGGAGACGCGCGGGCGCTGCTGCGCGAAGAACTGGCGGAGCAGCGCGTGCCCGAGCTCCTCTTCGCCGGGGAGTGA